In one window of Methanosarcina vacuolata Z-761 DNA:
- a CDS encoding methyltransferase cognate corrinoid protein, which produces MANQEIFDKLRDAIVNQNVAGTAQLCKEALASGIPALDIITKGLSIGMKIVGDKFEAAEIFLPQIMMSGKAMSNAMEVLTPELEKNKKEGEEAGLAITFVAEGDIHDIGHRLVTTMLGANGFQIVDLGVDVLNENVVEEAAKHKGQKVLLVGSALMTTSMLGQKDLMDRLREENLRDSVKCMFGGAPVSDKWIAEIGADATAENAAEAAKVALEVMK; this is translated from the coding sequence ATGGCAAATCAAGAGATTTTTGATAAGTTACGCGACGCAATCGTAAATCAAAACGTTGCAGGCACCGCACAGCTATGCAAGGAGGCTCTGGCTTCAGGAATTCCGGCACTTGACATTATTACAAAGGGCCTTTCCATTGGAATGAAAATTGTCGGTGATAAGTTTGAAGCCGCTGAGATTTTCCTGCCTCAGATCATGATGTCTGGAAAAGCGATGAGCAATGCAATGGAAGTTCTTACCCCTGAACTTGAAAAGAACAAGAAAGAAGGAGAAGAAGCTGGACTTGCCATCACCTTTGTTGCAGAAGGAGATATTCACGACATTGGTCACAGGCTTGTTACCACTATGCTCGGAGCAAATGGATTCCAGATCGTTGACCTTGGAGTTGATGTGCTTAATGAAAACGTTGTAGAAGAGGCTGCAAAACACAAAGGGCAAAAGGTTCTTCTTGTTGGTTCTGCCCTTATGACCACCTCCATGCTCGGCCAGAAAGACCTTATGGACAGGCTCAGAGAAGAAAACCTCAGAGACAGTGTAAAGTGCATGTTCGGAGGAGCTCCTGTATCTGATAAATGGATTGCCGAAATCGGAGCAGATGCAACTGCAGAAAACGCTGCAGAAGCCGCAAAAGTAGCACTTGAGGTAATGAAATAA
- a CDS encoding pentapeptide repeat-containing protein has translation MKNARLKYSSLKNAGLKNDKLKYARLKNASLMNAKLKYAKLKNASLKNARLKNARLKNTRLDERKQA, from the coding sequence CTGAAAAATGCTAGATTGAAGTATTCTAGCTTGAAGAATGCTGGATTGAAGAATGATAAATTGAAATATGCTAGATTGAAAAATGCTAGCTTGATGAATGCTAAATTGAAATATGCTAAATTGAAGAATGCTAGCTTGAAAAATGCTAGATTAAAAAATGCTAGATTGAAGAATACTAGATTAGATGAAAGAAAACAAGCCTGA
- a CDS encoding methylamine methyltransferase corrinoid protein reductive activase has protein sequence MYGIALDLGTSGFRAQLIDLETKKTLKTVITMGHPLPGGNVMDHLDFAITTGEDVAHEVIIETVRRMFLRFDVDLSRVERLAVCGNPIQLSLFQNTEIRDLAYAGENKQKMLGVRNVKRDARVFPASEIFGKKDLPNCEVIVPPAIKHEIGADALAMMLETDFLIQPEPSLVTDYGTNAEMALKIGGRIITASAAAGPAIEGQGISSGMLASPGAICDVKPEGQYWRIMVLDREMEKQDAYLIDPITGEIKESYGFEAVGITGTGVISAFALALRIGLIEKLPKLPNGKLILGPGIEINEKDVEEAGKAIGAIRAAHMTLIVESGIKYEDLEYAYMSGASGAYVDAEDARRLGAAPGYAKKIVQFGNTSLALARELVLEKSRLNDVIDIAKKITADHLMMATSETFNNFYLCELSYWTQGMPLETYDQMLELYGLPPLPKTLEHVSIEKRVSKDIEEVGSGGLSILKEIGIILEVLVEKCVYCKKCVKECPEAALEIVERDGQRIAKYDSQKCLGTSCRRCVGICPEDAIDITKLKITAK, from the coding sequence ATGTATGGAATAGCACTTGATCTGGGTACCAGCGGTTTTAGAGCCCAGCTTATTGATCTTGAAACGAAGAAAACCTTAAAGACAGTTATAACCATGGGTCATCCCCTCCCCGGGGGAAATGTCATGGATCACCTGGATTTTGCAATCACAACAGGTGAAGATGTGGCTCATGAGGTAATTATCGAGACCGTCAGGAGAATGTTCCTGCGGTTCGATGTTGATCTTTCCAGGGTGGAAAGGCTGGCAGTCTGTGGAAACCCTATCCAGCTTTCCCTTTTCCAGAATACTGAAATAAGGGACCTTGCCTATGCAGGAGAAAATAAACAGAAGATGCTTGGAGTCAGGAATGTAAAAAGAGATGCCCGTGTGTTTCCTGCGTCGGAAATTTTCGGGAAAAAAGACCTGCCTAACTGTGAAGTTATCGTCCCCCCTGCAATCAAGCACGAGATTGGAGCTGACGCCCTGGCTATGATGCTTGAAACCGATTTTCTTATCCAGCCCGAACCTTCTCTTGTCACGGATTACGGAACAAATGCCGAAATGGCTCTGAAAATCGGGGGTCGAATTATCACTGCAAGCGCAGCAGCAGGACCTGCGATTGAAGGGCAGGGTATAAGTTCAGGCATGCTCGCAAGTCCTGGCGCGATCTGTGATGTAAAACCTGAAGGACAGTACTGGAGAATTATGGTTCTTGACAGGGAAATGGAAAAACAGGACGCTTACCTTATAGATCCAATTACAGGGGAGATAAAGGAGTCCTATGGATTCGAAGCCGTCGGAATCACAGGCACAGGAGTTATCTCGGCTTTTGCTTTAGCACTGAGAATCGGGTTGATTGAAAAACTTCCTAAACTTCCGAATGGAAAGCTGATCCTGGGTCCAGGGATTGAGATCAATGAAAAGGATGTAGAAGAAGCCGGAAAAGCTATCGGAGCAATCCGGGCTGCCCATATGACCCTGATCGTTGAATCCGGAATCAAGTATGAAGACCTGGAGTACGCATATATGTCAGGAGCCTCTGGAGCCTATGTGGATGCTGAAGACGCCCGCAGACTCGGAGCCGCACCGGGTTATGCAAAAAAAATTGTTCAGTTTGGAAATACCTCGCTTGCGCTTGCTCGGGAACTTGTGCTGGAAAAATCAAGGCTGAATGACGTAATTGATATTGCAAAGAAAATTACTGCCGATCACCTTATGATGGCGACCAGTGAGACTTTCAATAATTTCTACCTATGCGAACTTTCCTACTGGACCCAGGGCATGCCACTTGAGACGTATGACCAGATGCTTGAACTCTACGGCCTGCCCCCCCTCCCGAAAACTCTCGAACATGTAAGCATCGAAAAGCGAGTCAGCAAAGACATCGAAGAGGTCGGGTCAGGCGGGCTTTCTATACTCAAAGAAATTGGCATAATACTCGAAGTTCTGGTGGAAAAGTGCGTATACTGCAAAAAATGCGTAAAAGAATGCCCAGAAGCAGCCCTTGAAATAGTAGAAAGAGACGGCCAGAGAATCGCAAAATACGACAGCCAGAAATGCCTTGGTACAAGCTGCCGCCGTTGTGTCGGCATCTGTCCCGAAGATGCTATTGATATCACGAAACTGAAAATCACAGCGAAGTAA
- the mtbA gene encoding methylcobamide:CoM methyltransferase MtbA, whose protein sequence is MAEYTPKERLYRALRKQQVDRMPAVCFTQTATVEQMEACGAYWPEAHADAEKMATLAEAAHTVVGFEAVRVPFDITAEAEFFGCGIKAGDLKQQPSVIKPSVKNLEDLEKLKNYNLKEGRIAVILEAVKILSEKYGKELPIIGSMIGPFSLAQHINGDAWFGNLFTGEEIVPALLDFCSDFNVAYAKAMVENGADTIAIIDPTASYELIGGEFYEKYALPYQKKIVDAMKELDVATVLHICGNTTNGLGIMDKTGVNGISVDQKVDIKTATGNVKNAIVVGNLDPVAVLWNGNPEEIEEASKKALDAGVGLLTVGCGTVSMTPTVNLQKMIECAKSHTY, encoded by the coding sequence ATGGCAGAATATACCCCAAAAGAAAGATTGTACCGTGCATTAAGGAAACAGCAGGTGGACAGGATGCCAGCTGTCTGTTTCACTCAGACTGCAACTGTCGAACAGATGGAAGCTTGCGGAGCCTACTGGCCAGAAGCCCATGCCGACGCAGAGAAAATGGCGACTCTTGCGGAAGCAGCGCATACCGTAGTAGGTTTTGAAGCTGTGAGAGTTCCCTTTGACATTACAGCTGAAGCTGAATTTTTTGGTTGCGGTATAAAGGCTGGCGACCTGAAGCAGCAGCCTTCAGTGATTAAACCCAGTGTTAAGAACCTGGAAGATCTGGAGAAATTAAAGAATTACAACCTGAAAGAAGGCAGAATTGCAGTAATCCTTGAAGCTGTCAAGATTCTCTCCGAAAAATACGGGAAAGAGCTCCCGATTATAGGGTCCATGATAGGTCCTTTCTCTCTTGCCCAGCATATTAACGGAGATGCCTGGTTCGGAAACCTTTTCACAGGAGAAGAGATTGTCCCCGCGCTTCTGGACTTCTGCTCGGACTTCAATGTAGCATATGCAAAAGCAATGGTTGAAAACGGTGCAGACACCATAGCCATCATTGACCCGACAGCAAGCTATGAGCTCATTGGTGGAGAGTTCTACGAGAAGTATGCCCTGCCCTATCAGAAGAAGATAGTTGATGCAATGAAGGAACTCGATGTGGCTACAGTGCTTCACATTTGCGGAAACACAACCAACGGCCTTGGAATTATGGATAAGACCGGCGTAAACGGGATCAGCGTAGACCAGAAGGTAGACATCAAGACCGCAACCGGTAATGTGAAAAATGCAATCGTTGTCGGAAACCTTGACCCTGTAGCCGTGCTCTGGAACGGAAATCCGGAGGAGATTGAAGAAGCCTCAAAGAAGGCACTTGACGCAGGCGTTGGGTTACTCACCGTTGGCTGCGGGACTGTCAGTATGACACCAACAGTCAATCTTCAAAAGATGATTGAGTGCGCAAAAAGCCACACATACTAA